Within the Candidatus Binatia bacterium genome, the region GCCGTCGCGGTCGCCGTCGTGGTCGCCTCCCCGCTCGTCGTGGTCTGTGTCTGGGCGGGAACAGGCTCCGGCACGCTCGTCGCCCCTAGCGGGACGACCCCTCCCTGTTTCGCGTCGTTCCCTTCCGCCGCGGCCACCGCCGAGAAGGCCAGCACCAGTGCCGCGGTGAGCGACGGAACGATGATTCGCCTCATCCATTCCTCCCTTCGTATGCGCCTTGCGGCGCCGTCTCTTCCGGGCGCTCCGCCTCAGCGGATCACGGAATCAGGAATCGAACGCCCAGAAGTCCAACCGTCTCGGTACTGGTGTCGGTCACGGTGCGCTCGCCGGGCGCACCCGCGCCCAGTCCTCCCGCGAGCGGCAGCCGGTGCAGCGGGCCGCCTCCCGACGTGGAGGTCGTCGAGCTGGCCACGCCCCGGCCGACGTCCAGCTCGCCGAGGATCTGAACGTGGGAGAGCGCAGCCCAGACGAACGACCCGCTCGCCTGCGACGCGTTGGCGTCGCCCTCGCGCTTGCCGGCCATGCCGCCGGCCTGCAGGGCGAGGCCCGGAACGACGGACGTGCCGACCTCGAGGCCGACCGCGTTCAGCCGGGCCGACGCGTTGTCCTCCTGGTGCAGTCCGTACACGCCGGCCGTGACCAGGCCGAGCGACCACTCGGGACCGGCGCGCAGCTTCCAGGCGCGATAGCCGGCGTCACCCAGGGAGCGGGCGCCGATCGCGCGGATCCGCGCGAGCCCCGGCACCCCGATCCCCGCGTTCGCGAAGAGCGCGTTCCCATAGCCCGTGACCGAGTCGTCGTACCGGATGAGGGCGACCGTGGCGTCGGCCAGCGGCACGGACACCGTGCCGAAGAGAAGACCCGCGGTGTAGGTCTGGCCGCCGGGTCCCGATTGCCGGTCCAGGCCGGCGCCCGCGCTCAGGGGCGAAGCGCAGGCGGAGCCGAAGCGTCCGCCCGCAAGGAGCGCGGCGCAAAACAGGAGCAGCGTGGAGCCGGTTGGCGGAGCAAGTCGTCGCATCGTGGGCTCGCTGGGAACGCGCTCGCCGACGTCCCCGGGCCCCGACGCCCGGGACGTGCCGCGGCGAGGCGGCACCTTGCCGTTATCGGCGGTATCCGGGGCGTTCTTGAGCGAAAAGTCAGGGCTCGACGGTGTACAGGATGTCGACCCGGTTCTGGCGGGCGGTCTCGGCCTCGATCGTGAAGATGCGGTTGAGGATGTAGCGGAGGCGCAGCGAGGAGGTGGACTGGAAGACGTCCATGCCGGCGCTGACGTAGAGCTTGGGCGAGAGATGGGTGCCCAGGGAGAGGGACGTGTTCTGGATCGAGGTGCCCACGTCCAGGCGCGCCTGCTCGATCCCCAGCTGCGAGGCGACCCCCTGCGCGATCAGGTTGGTCCCGGGCACGCCCATGGTGGAGGCCAGCGTGCTCGCCATCTGCCCTTCCGAGAGGTTGGCCGATTCGATCGGCTTCCCGAACATGATGTAGGAGAGCGCCTCGCTCTGTCCCATTGCCGGCTCGGAGAAGACCTGCACCTCGGGCTTCACGACGGTCCCGCTGACGTTGAATCCGGCGACGGTTCCGTCGGCCGCGGTGCGCGTGGCGCGGGCCCGCACGGCGGGATTGGTGATCGGCCCCCCGGCGAAGATGAGGCTCCCCGTCTCCACGGCGAGATCCTGGCCGTAGATGTGGTACCTGCCGTCCTTGATGTCCAGCCGGCCGTTCCCCAGCGTCGGCAGCCCGGGAGCGTCGATCGCGAGGACGCTGCCGGTCGGCCGCACGTCGAGGCCGAATCCGGTCACGCGCACCTTGTCCCCCAGGACCAGCCGCACGCGCGTGTGCACCTCGGTGGGGGTCGCCTGCAGGGTGTCGGCGCCCGTGAAGACCACGTCGGGCGACGTCTTGATCAGGCGGCGCTCGTCGGCCCGCCCCATCGTGATGGTCCCTTCGGGAACGTCCACCTCCCCCGTGATGTCGAGCCGGTTTCCGTTCAGGGCGAACTTGAGATCGGGGGAGGCCACGACCTGCATGTCGCGGGTGTTCATCGCCTGCACGCGGCTTCCCTTCACCGTGACCGTCGCCACCGGACGCGCTCCGCGCGCCACCGCGGCGGTGCCGTCGATGGCGAGCGTGCCGGAGCCCGACCGCACGGAGCCGTGCAGCTCGATCGCGCCGCCGGGGCTTCCCCGCCCCTCGACGTTCATGTCGCGGAGCTGGAGCCCGTAGCGGGGCAGGTTCGCGCTGCCGTTTCGAAGCGTGAGCGGTCCGTAGAGGAAGGGGCGCTGCACCGTGCCGGCGATCGCGAGGTCGGCGTCGAGCGTGCCCGAGGTGGCGTCGACCTCGGGGGTCAGCCCCTGCGCCAGCGACAGGTCGCGGAGATGGAGGGCGAGCCGGCCGTCGAGGGGACGCGACGTTCCTTCGGCGAACGACCCGTACGCGGGCCACCCGAGGTTTCCCCGGACCGTCCCCACGTTGACGAGATCGGCGGCGAGCGTGGTCTGCACGCGACGCCCGTCCGCGGTGGCGCGGACGCGCGCGTTCTCGAAGCGCGTCGGCACCCAGCGACCGTCCGCAGTCTCGTGGAGGATCTCGCCGGGACCGGGGACGACGTCCACGTCCGCGAAGAGCTGCCCCTCGGCGGTCCCGTGCGCGCCGATGTGGCCGGCCATCGTGCCGTTCAGGCGGAGCCGGGGCGGAAGGCCGGGCTGGAGCAGCGCCAGGTTGACCTGCTCCAGCCGCGCGTCCACGTGCCAGGGGCCGCGCCGTTCCCAGTCCGCGGCGGCGACGATGCGCGAGGTCCCCGACTGCCAGGTGAAGTTCGTGACCGCGACCCGCCCGTTCACGGCGGTGAGGCGCGCGGGAGCGGCGAGCGACCAGTTCCCCGAACGGGGATTCACCAGGTCCAGCCGCGTGACCGTGCCGCGCCAGCCCTCCGCTCCGAATCCCCCCGCGAGCACGGCGACGGTGCTGTCGGCGCGTCCGGCCGCCGAAGCGCGCCACTCGTGCCGCTCGCGGGTGCCGCGCGCGGTGACGATCAGCCGCTCGGCGGCGTGCGTCCCCGCGCTCACACGGCTCGCCGCGAGGTCCAGACGGACGATGCCTCCCGGCCGGAGGTCCACGTCACCGTCGGCGCGAAGCGCCCCGGCGCGCGCATTGGCGAAGAAGAGCGAGTCGCCGGTGACGGTCCCCGCGATGTGCGGACGAGCTCTCGTGCCCCGGACCGTGCCCTTCCCCTCCAGCGAACCGCTCGCCTGCGCCAGCACGGCGCCAAGCCTGGGCGCGCTCACCCTCCAGGCGAGATCGAAGGAACGGCCGAAGGCGCCGCTCGCCTGGACCGTGTCCGGCCCCCACGTGGCCGACGCGCGGTCGAGACGATACTGGCCGCGATTGGCGACGAGCGTGCCGACCGCCGTGACCGGCTGATTGCGAACGGAGCCGCTGAGCCGGCTCACGAGAATCCGGCCGCTCGGTCCCGCCGGAGTGTTCACCCCTTCGCTCCGCCCGGCGAAGTCCAGCCGGCCGGGATACGCCCTCCACACCGTGCCGGGATCGATGCCGCGTCCGTCGAACGTGAGCCGCCAGCTCACGCCGGGCTGCCAGGCGACCGAGCCGGTCCCCGTGATCCTCCCGCCGAGGAGGTTCGCGATCACCGTTCGCACCGCGAGTCGTCCGTTACCGCCGCGCCCATCCAGCGTCCAGCGTCCCGGGGGAACGTTCCGCCCGGAGAGCAGCGCCTCGGAGTGGAGGTCGAAATCGGCCAGGGTGCCCCGGACGCGTGCCGAGCCGCGCTCGCTCTCCACCCAGCGCTGCCCGCGCAGCGGCCATCCCATCGCGGCCCACTCGGTCCGGAGATCGAATCGGGCGTTGGCGGAGTCCCCCGAGACGGTGCCGCGCGCCGTCACGCGGCCCGGCGCGCCCGGCTGCGTCAGGACGAAGTCGTCGATCTGCCAGTCGCCGCGCTCGAGGCGGCGCACGCGGAAGTCCGCGGCGGTGGGGCCGAGCGCCTCCGTCGTCCCGCGGACGCGCCCCTGCATGCCTGCCGCCCGCGTGTCCCCGTCCAAGGCGACGTGCCCCTCGAAGGTCCCCTGCGGCCAGGCGGGTCCGAAGTCGCGGGGTGTGAGACGCGCGAACTCCACGTCTCCCTGGAAGCCCACCTGGCGGCGCAGCGGACGGAGCAGCGTGACGTCCACCCGCGCGTCCAGCGGGCCGCTCAGGGTCTGGTGGACGCGGAGCCGCTCCAGCGTGCCGGAGAGGATTCCGTCGCCGTGGACGACGGCGCTGCCGGCGGGACGGTAGGTCCACGTCCCGCGGAGCGCCAGCGGGTAGGCGCCGCGCGGGAGGGCCGACCCGGAGAAGTCCAGGTCGATCGTTCGGGAACGGACCATGAGCGCGTTCACGCGAAGGCTGTCGCGGCGCATGCTTCGCGCGTCCAGTCGCACCTGGTCGATCACCAGACCGGAGTCGCTTCCGGGACGCGCGAGGGTCAGTCCGTTCACGACGCCGTTCCGCACGATGACGGTCACCGGCAGGTTGAGATCGGGCAGCCCGCGCAGCGAATCCTCCGCCTGGGGGGTGTCTCCGGGTCCGCCGACGACGACGCGCGCGTTCTTGGCGTAGAGGCTGTGGATGTCCAGGCGGCGCCGCCACAGCTCGCGCAGGCGCCAGTCGATGAAGACGCTGTCGGCCGTGATGGCCAGGCGGTCGTTACGGTAGGTGAAGTGGCGGACGATCAGGGGACCGCGCAGGGGGCCGGTCATGTCGCGCACGTCGAGCCGCCCGGGGAAGAAACTCCCAAGCCGCTCGAACCCCCACTTCGCCCCGGGCTGCGTGAAGAAGAGCCACCAGGTCCCGGCGAGAACCAGCGTGGCGAGCGCGACCACCGACAATCCCGCGATGAGGACCTTCCGCCGGCGCGGGGTCACAGCTCGGCTCCCATCGCCAGGTGCACCTGGACCGGGGTGCCCCGCCGGTCCAGACCCCAGGCGACGTCGGCGCGAACGAGGCCGGCCGGCGAGAGCCACCGGAGTCCGAAGCCCGCGCCACGCTTGGCCGGAAGGCGCCACGAGTTCATGGCGTTGCCCGCGTCGAAGAAGATCGCGCCGCCCCACCGGGGCAGGAAGAACTGGTTCAGCTCGAGGCTGCCGGTGAGGAGGTAGCGGCCGCCGATCACGTGGCGCAGCTCGTCGCGCGGGCCCAGGCTGTTATAGCTGTAGCCGCGCACGCTGTTCGTTCCGCCCGCGAAGAAGCGAAGGGAGGGGGGCAGCATGCGGAAGTCGTTCGTGTGCGTGCCTCCCGCCTCGATGCGGGCGATGCCGCGGGTCCTGGGACCGAAGGCGTGGATCAGCTTCGCGTCGCCGCGCACCTGCTGGAAGGAGACGTCCGAGACGACCCGCCGGTCGGCCAGCCGCGCGTTCAGCGAGAGACGGTCGCCGTTCTTCGTGAAGATGGCGTCGTCGGCCCGGACGCGGCTCCAGGTGCCCTCGGGGACCAGCGTCTTCACGATGCCGCTGTCCACGCCGACCTGGAAGTTCTCGCGCCGGTAGTTGAGGGCCGGGATCACGCGCCACTTCCCGAGCAGGCGGCTTTCGCTGACGCCGCTGCGGAAGACCTTGCTGTGGAACGTCGCGGTGGCCAGCTCCTGGTACCCGGTGGAGAGGGTGAGCAGGTCGGTGCGGGGATGCGGCCAGGGGATGAAGTACTGACCGATCGCGTGCCGGTCGCGCGATCCGTACTGGAGATCGATCTGCGCGCGATGGCCCGCGCGATTCAGCCGGCGCATCTCGGTCAGGAGCCGCACGCGCGCCCCGTCGTCCGTGCCGTATCCGACCCCGCCCGTGAACCGGAGCTTCTTCGCCGGCGCCAGGCTCACCCCGATCGGCACCACGCGATGGCCGGTGGCCTCCTCGCCCGGGGCCACCTCGACCTTCGTGAAGTAGCCGGTGCTGCTCAGGTCGGTCTGGAGCTGGAGGAGCTTCCGGAAATCGAAGACGTCGCCGGGGTGGAAGGTGACGAAGTCGTGGAGCATCTGCTCCTGGATGACGTCCTTGTCGAAGGAGACCTCCCCGAAGTAGTGCCTGGGGCCGGTGTCGTACCGGATCACGATCGCCGCCGCGTAGCGCTCCAGGTCCACGTCGATCCGGCTCGCGAGAAAATGCGCGTCGAGGTAGCCGCCTTCGGCGGCCGCGGTCTCGAACGTCGCCTTGGCCAGGTCGTACGACGGCTGGATCAGGACGTCGCCCTTGTGGAGCGGAAAGTCGCGGAGGATCTTCTGGTAGCGGGGATCGTTCTCCCCCTCGCCCGTCACGTCCACGAGCACCGAGTCGAGCAGAATGGCGGGGCCGTGGTCGACCGTGTAGCGCGCGGTCCAGCGGTTCTGCGTGATCAGCTCCGACTGGATGAGGGGCCGGTAGTAGCCGAACGGCTGGAGGGCGCGGCGGATCTCTTCGTCGGCGCGCGCGTGAAGGTGCCGGATCACCTCTTCGTTGGCCTTCTTCCGCTGCTTCTTGTCGGCGATGCTGAGCGAGGCGAGGACGTTCTTCTTGAGGGTGCCGCTCAGCCCGAGCACCTCCACCCTGACCGAGGGGGTCCTGGCGCTCGACCGCGTCGCGGCCGAATCGGCCGGAACCGTGGCGGCGCCGACGGGCAGCGGGGCCAGGAGCAGCGCGGCGCAGAGGGCTGCGAAGGGTCGGAGCATCGTTCCTTTCGAATCGGCGAGTGCCGGCGTGGGGAATCCGGTGAAAAGCTCCTCGTATTAGCCAGCACCGTGCCGGTCCAACGAACGGCCCTTCGAGGCTCGGCTTACGCCACTTAGCGGGGGCATCGCCGGGATGCCGGCAGCGGGGCGGCTCGAACCGAACGAATCCGTGTACGTTTTACAGAGACCAAGGGAGGCAGGCGGGATCCCTGCGACCAGAGAGCGGGCGGCGGCATCGAAACGCCGCGACCGGGGGTAGCCGTACCACGGAAGGAGCGGACCATGATGCTCGACCAGATGATCGCGTGGGGCGAGGCGCTCCGGCCGATGCGCGAGCGGGCGGCCGTACGCTGATCGGCGTCATCTCCGATACGCACGGGCTCCT harbors:
- a CDS encoding translocation/assembly module TamB domain-containing protein; translation: MTPRRRKVLIAGLSVVALATLVLAGTWWLFFTQPGAKWGFERLGSFFPGRLDVRDMTGPLRGPLIVRHFTYRNDRLAITADSVFIDWRLRELWRRRLDIHSLYAKNARVVVGGPGDTPQAEDSLRGLPDLNLPVTVIVRNGVVNGLTLARPGSDSGLVIDQVRLDARSMRRDSLRVNALMVRSRTIDLDFSGSALPRGAYPLALRGTWTYRPAGSAVVHGDGILSGTLERLRVHQTLSGPLDARVDVTLLRPLRRQVGFQGDVEFARLTPRDFGPAWPQGTFEGHVALDGDTRAAGMQGRVRGTTEALGPTAADFRVRRLERGDWQIDDFVLTQPGAPGRVTARGTVSGDSANARFDLRTEWAAMGWPLRGQRWVESERGSARVRGTLADFDLHSEALLSGRNVPPGRWTLDGRGGNGRLAVRTVIANLLGGRITGTGSVAWQPGVSWRLTFDGRGIDPGTVWRAYPGRLDFAGRSEGVNTPAGPSGRILVSRLSGSVRNQPVTAVGTLVANRGQYRLDRASATWGPDTVQASGAFGRSFDLAWRVSAPRLGAVLAQASGSLEGKGTVRGTRARPHIAGTVTGDSLFFANARAGALRADGDVDLRPGGIVRLDLAASRVSAGTHAAERLIVTARGTRERHEWRASAAGRADSTVAVLAGGFGAEGWRGTVTRLDLVNPRSGNWSLAAPARLTAVNGRVAVTNFTWQSGTSRIVAAADWERRGPWHVDARLEQVNLALLQPGLPPRLRLNGTMAGHIGAHGTAEGQLFADVDVVPGPGEILHETADGRWVPTRFENARVRATADGRRVQTTLAADLVNVGTVRGNLGWPAYGSFAEGTSRPLDGRLALHLRDLSLAQGLTPEVDATSGTLDADLAIAGTVQRPFLYGPLTLRNGSANLPRYGLQLRDMNVEGRGSPGGAIELHGSVRSGSGTLAIDGTAAVARGARPVATVTVKGSRVQAMNTRDMQVVASPDLKFALNGNRLDITGEVDVPEGTITMGRADERRLIKTSPDVVFTGADTLQATPTEVHTRVRLVLGDKVRVTGFGLDVRPTGSVLAIDAPGLPTLGNGRLDIKDGRYHIYGQDLAVETGSLIFAGGPITNPAVRARATRTAADGTVAGFNVSGTVVKPEVQVFSEPAMGQSEALSYIMFGKPIESANLSEGQMASTLASTMGVPGTNLIAQGVASQLGIEQARLDVGTSIQNTSLSLGTHLSPKLYVSAGMDVFQSTSSLRLRYILNRIFTIEAETARQNRVDILYTVEP
- a CDS encoding autotransporter assembly complex family protein, whose translation is MLRPFAALCAALLLAPLPVGAATVPADSAATRSSARTPSVRVEVLGLSGTLKKNVLASLSIADKKQRKKANEEVIRHLHARADEEIRRALQPFGYYRPLIQSELITQNRWTARYTVDHGPAILLDSVLVDVTGEGENDPRYQKILRDFPLHKGDVLIQPSYDLAKATFETAAAEGGYLDAHFLASRIDVDLERYAAAIVIRYDTGPRHYFGEVSFDKDVIQEQMLHDFVTFHPGDVFDFRKLLQLQTDLSSTGYFTKVEVAPGEEATGHRVVPIGVSLAPAKKLRFTGGVGYGTDDGARVRLLTEMRRLNRAGHRAQIDLQYGSRDRHAIGQYFIPWPHPRTDLLTLSTGYQELATATFHSKVFRSGVSESRLLGKWRVIPALNYRRENFQVGVDSGIVKTLVPEGTWSRVRADDAIFTKNGDRLSLNARLADRRVVSDVSFQQVRGDAKLIHAFGPRTRGIARIEAGGTHTNDFRMLPPSLRFFAGGTNSVRGYSYNSLGPRDELRHVIGGRYLLTGSLELNQFFLPRWGGAIFFDAGNAMNSWRLPAKRGAGFGLRWLSPAGLVRADVAWGLDRRGTPVQVHLAMGAEL